The following coding sequences lie in one Vibrio sp. BS-M-Sm-2 genomic window:
- a CDS encoding ParA family protein has protein sequence MIVWSVANQKGGVGKTTTTVTLAGLLALKGHRVLLVDTDPHASLTTYLGYDSDTVESSLFDLFQLREFNAQTVRPLLLQTEVEGIDIIPAHMSLATLDRVMGNRSGMGLILKRALAALKDDYDYVLIDCPPILGVMMVNALAASDRILIPVQTEFLAMKGLERMIRTLTIMQKSRKTPFKVTIVPTMYDKRTKASLQTLTQLKDDYPNQVWTSAVPIDTKFRDASLKRLPASHFASGSRGVFAYKQLLIYLERLAINERE, from the coding sequence ATGATTGTTTGGAGTGTTGCAAACCAAAAAGGTGGTGTTGGTAAAACGACCACGACCGTGACTCTAGCAGGTTTACTTGCTTTGAAGGGGCACCGTGTTCTGTTGGTTGATACTGACCCACATGCATCACTGACCACCTATCTGGGTTACGACTCAGATACGGTGGAATCGAGCCTGTTTGATCTGTTTCAGTTGCGTGAGTTTAATGCGCAGACAGTAAGACCTTTGCTTTTACAAACAGAAGTTGAAGGTATCGATATTATTCCTGCCCATATGTCTTTGGCTACATTAGACCGCGTAATGGGAAATCGAAGCGGCATGGGGTTGATCTTGAAGCGCGCTTTGGCCGCTTTGAAAGATGACTACGACTATGTGTTAATCGATTGTCCGCCAATTCTGGGTGTGATGATGGTGAATGCATTGGCTGCCAGTGATCGTATTTTGATTCCGGTACAGACGGAATTTTTGGCGATGAAGGGCTTAGAGCGCATGATTCGCACTTTGACCATCATGCAGAAATCTCGCAAAACACCGTTTAAGGTGACGATTGTCCCGACCATGTACGACAAGCGAACCAAAGCCTCACTGCAAACATTAACGCAGCTCAAAGATGATTATCCTAACCAAGTTTGGACATCTGCTGTGCCGATAGATACTAAGTTTCGAGATGCAAGTCTAAAACGCTTGCCAGCATCTCATTTTGCATCAGGTAGCCGTGGTGTATTTGCTTATAAACAGTTGCTTATTTATCTCGAAAGGTTGGCGATAAATGAGCGCGAATAA
- a CDS encoding chemotaxis response regulator protein-glutamate methylesterase: MAIKVLVVDDSSFFRRRVSEIINSEARLEVIDVAVNGKEAVEKAKQLRPDVITMDIEMPVMDGITAVREIMAASPTPILMFSSLTHDGARATLDALDAGALDFLPKKFEDIARNRDDAVALLQQRVIQIAAKRAFMRRAPIAPRATATTSTSTPLRQPVSNAAPAARPAAATAAKFRASGKKYQLTAIGTSTGGPVALQKILTRIPANYPHPIVLVQHMPATFTAAFASRLNTLCKIEVREAQDGDVLKPGVAYLAPGGKQMMVDGRAGSARLRIIDGGDRMNYKPCVDVTFGSAAKIYGDKVLSMILTGMGADGREGSRMLKTAGSTIWAQDEDSCVVYGMPQAVAKAGISTEDLPLDRIAERILVEVGLA; this comes from the coding sequence ATGGCGATTAAAGTATTAGTCGTTGATGATTCGAGTTTTTTTCGTCGTCGCGTTAGCGAGATCATCAACTCAGAGGCTCGCCTAGAAGTCATTGATGTAGCAGTAAACGGTAAAGAAGCCGTTGAGAAAGCGAAACAGCTAAGACCTGACGTAATCACGATGGACATTGAAATGCCTGTCATGGACGGCATCACAGCTGTTCGTGAAATCATGGCCGCGTCTCCAACGCCTATTTTGATGTTTTCATCGTTAACGCATGATGGAGCGAGAGCAACGTTAGATGCGCTAGATGCAGGTGCTCTAGATTTCTTACCTAAGAAGTTTGAAGACATCGCACGTAACCGCGACGATGCGGTTGCATTGCTTCAACAGCGTGTGATTCAGATTGCTGCAAAGCGTGCGTTTATGCGTCGTGCTCCTATTGCACCGAGAGCGACAGCAACGACTTCAACATCTACGCCATTGCGTCAACCGGTTTCTAATGCTGCTCCAGCCGCTAGACCTGCTGCAGCAACCGCTGCGAAGTTCAGAGCCTCGGGCAAAAAGTATCAATTAACTGCCATTGGCACATCGACTGGCGGTCCTGTTGCGCTACAGAAGATTTTGACGCGCATCCCTGCTAACTACCCACATCCCATTGTGTTAGTTCAGCATATGCCAGCCACATTCACCGCTGCTTTTGCTAGTCGATTGAACACCTTGTGTAAGATTGAAGTTCGTGAAGCGCAAGACGGTGATGTGTTGAAACCCGGAGTGGCGTATCTTGCTCCCGGTGGTAAACAGATGATGGTAGATGGCCGTGCAGGGTCTGCACGTCTAAGAATTATCGATGGCGGCGACCGAATGAACTACAAGCCTTGTGTGGATGTCACATTTGGCTCTGCAGCGAAGATCTACGGCGACAAAGTGTTGTCTATGATACTGACCGGTATGGGCGCAGATGGTCGAGAAGGTTCGCGTATGTTGAAAACTGCGGGCTCGACGATTTGGGCACAAGACGAAGATAGTTGTGTTGTATATGGTATGCCTCAAGCTGTAGCAAAAGCTGGCATTTCTACTGAAGACCTACCTCTAGACCGCATCGCGGAAAGGATCTTGGTTGAAGTTGGGTTAGCTTAG